In Arthrobacter citreus, a single genomic region encodes these proteins:
- a CDS encoding glycosyltransferase, translating to MKTSIIILTYNQLEVSKKCFESLAKYTKEDEVEIIVIDNGSTDGTREYLKSKPSFITIFNEINMGFAKGCNQGIEVATGENILFLNNDTIVTENWLEAMLKLLYSNEKIGMVGPVSNYVSGLQRINVDYQNDQEINEFSLRYCASVKGMSKQALRLVGFCLLVRRELIEKLIGFDERFKLGSFEDDDICLRTILEGFEMHIALDSFVHHYGHMTFNGNSDINITQLYIENRMKYIEKWGNNLIDIGYPKNDIIDLVPNGVKNILELGCTAGATGLEIKNLYKCDLYGTETDAALSSIALQFYNRVDSIAINEVPDSYPEEFFDLVIIDNIINQVVDPWNYIKEITKLLKPKGSIICRVPNVSHGEVLFQLLQGQWNYIHAGILKKDQIRFFTPLTINTLFPPEQFEMISKKNENINVDVNIKLFFEEVVHLAHSFGFNLNQLTTNLEIYYMLMLIRKK from the coding sequence ATGAAAACTAGTATAATTATTTTAACTTATAATCAACTCGAAGTATCGAAAAAATGCTTTGAAAGCCTTGCAAAGTATACAAAAGAAGATGAAGTTGAAATTATAGTTATTGATAATGGATCGACAGATGGAACACGAGAATATTTAAAAAGTAAACCTTCCTTTATTACAATCTTTAATGAGATAAATATGGGGTTTGCTAAAGGCTGTAATCAAGGAATTGAAGTTGCAACCGGTGAAAATATTTTATTTTTAAATAATGACACGATTGTTACAGAAAATTGGCTAGAAGCAATGCTTAAACTTTTGTACAGTAATGAAAAGATTGGAATGGTTGGACCGGTTAGTAATTATGTAAGTGGTTTGCAACGAATCAATGTTGATTATCAAAACGATCAGGAAATTAATGAATTTTCATTAAGGTATTGTGCAAGCGTAAAAGGTATGTCTAAGCAAGCGCTACGATTAGTAGGTTTTTGTTTATTAGTAAGAAGGGAATTAATAGAAAAATTAATTGGATTTGATGAAAGGTTTAAGTTAGGTTCGTTTGAAGATGATGATATTTGTTTAAGAACTATTTTAGAAGGATTTGAAATGCATATTGCATTAGATTCATTTGTTCATCATTACGGGCATATGACATTTAATGGAAATAGTGATATAAATATTACACAACTATATATAGAAAATAGAATGAAATATATTGAAAAATGGGGAAATAATTTAATTGATATAGGGTATCCAAAAAATGATATTATTGATTTGGTACCAAATGGTGTTAAAAATATATTAGAGCTAGGCTGTACAGCTGGAGCAACAGGTCTCGAAATAAAAAATCTATATAAGTGCGACTTATATGGTACAGAAACTGATGCGGCATTATCCTCAATTGCATTGCAATTTTATAATAGGGTGGATTCAATCGCTATCAACGAAGTGCCAGATAGCTATCCTGAAGAGTTTTTTGATCTAGTAATAATTGATAATATTATTAATCAAGTTGTAGATCCTTGGAATTATATAAAAGAAATCACTAAACTATTAAAACCAAAGGGCTCAATTATTTGTAGAGTCCCGAACGTCTCACATGGAGAAGTGCTCTTTCAATTACTACAAGGTCAATGGAACTATATTCACGCTGGGATCCTAAAAAAAGATCAGATTAGATTTTTTACACCGCTAACAATAAATACACTATTCCCACCTGAACAATTTGAAATGATTTCGAAAAAGAATGAAAATATAAATGTTGATGTAAATATCAAGTTGTTTTTTGAAGAAGTTGTCCACTTAGCCCATAGTTTTGGGTTTAATCTTAATCAATTAACTACTAATCTTGAAATATATTATATGTTAATGTTAATCAGGAAAAAATGA
- a CDS encoding glycosyltransferase family 2 protein: MIVKNEEAVLSRCLSSVSTIVDEIIIIDTGSTDKTKEIAKKFTNLIYDFTWINDFSAARNFAFSKATKDYIMWLDADDIVNEENAKKLLKLKKTLTKNVDAVGMKYHLAFDENGNPSFSSVRNRIVKRERKFKWVGFVHEYLEVYGEIIHSDAAIIHHKDKEYSDRNLKIYENAIASGKDLSPRDKYYYANECVDHQLYEKAIEWYELFLSEGKGWYEDNIQACGKMADSYLFINELEKAISSCLRSFSYDGPRGENCCRLGFMYLQQSDFTRAITWYKLATLVDVPTTSPFINQACYTWLPNLQLCLCYSRLGDQETAKKYNDIAATYVPNNPSVLHNQEYFRTYFKNK, encoded by the coding sequence ATGATTGTAAAAAATGAAGAAGCTGTGCTTTCAAGATGTTTATCTTCTGTATCTACTATAGTAGACGAAATCATAATTATTGATACAGGTTCGACAGATAAAACAAAAGAAATTGCTAAAAAATTTACAAATTTAATTTATGATTTTACTTGGATAAATGATTTTTCAGCAGCTAGAAATTTTGCTTTTTCAAAAGCTACGAAGGACTATATAATGTGGCTTGATGCAGATGATATTGTTAATGAAGAAAATGCAAAAAAATTACTTAAATTAAAAAAGACATTGACTAAAAATGTCGATGCTGTTGGAATGAAATATCATCTTGCATTTGATGAAAACGGAAATCCAAGTTTTAGTTCTGTACGAAATCGAATCGTTAAGCGTGAAAGAAAATTTAAATGGGTTGGATTCGTGCATGAATATTTAGAAGTTTATGGAGAAATTATTCATTCAGATGCTGCAATCATTCACCATAAAGACAAAGAATACTCAGACCGAAACCTAAAAATATATGAAAATGCAATTGCTTCAGGTAAAGATTTAAGTCCCCGTGACAAATACTACTATGCAAATGAATGCGTTGATCACCAGCTATATGAAAAGGCAATTGAATGGTATGAATTGTTTCTATCTGAAGGAAAAGGTTGGTACGAGGATAATATTCAGGCTTGTGGAAAAATGGCAGACAGCTATCTGTTTATAAACGAATTGGAAAAAGCGATAAGTAGTTGTCTAAGATCTTTTTCATATGATGGACCACGAGGAGAAAACTGCTGTCGATTAGGATTTATGTATCTTCAACAAAGTGATTTTACACGCGCAATTACATGGTATAAGCTTGCTACTCTTGTTGATGTACCAACAACTAGTCCTTTTATAAACCAAGCATGCTACACTTGGTTACCAAACCTACAATTATGCCTCTGCTATAGTCGATTAGGAGATCAAGAGACCGCTAAAAAATATAATGATATCGCTGCAACCTACGTTCCTAATAATCCTTCTGTTTTGCACAATCAAGAATATTTCCGTACTTACTTTAAAAATAAATAA
- a CDS encoding DinB family protein — protein sequence MNNLLNEFSSLIQTVPKIIISLSNTNFKTSPTKWSKKEILGHLCDSATMNHKRFIDRLSSNDELTLELYKQNSWVELNDYQNGYTIEEILTLWTALNNRFINVLSTISEDQWKLQYKTQNDETVTLSWIFTDYIDHMKHHLNQILG from the coding sequence ATGAATAATTTATTAAACGAATTTAGTAGTCTAATCCAAACCGTCCCAAAAATCATCATATCTTTATCGAATACAAATTTTAAAACGAGCCCTACAAAATGGTCGAAAAAAGAAATCCTTGGCCATCTTTGTGACTCAGCGACAATGAACCATAAAAGATTTATAGACAGATTATCCTCAAACGATGAACTCACTCTAGAACTTTATAAACAAAATTCATGGGTAGAACTAAATGATTATCAAAATGGCTATACAATTGAAGAAATTCTTACTTTATGGACTGCGCTAAATAACCGTTTCATAAATGTACTCTCAACTATTTCAGAAGATCAATGGAAACTACAATATAAAACTCAAAATGACGAAACAGTTACTCTAAGTTGGATATTTACAGATTATATTGATCATATGAAGCATCATCTAAATCAAATTTTAGGATAG
- a CDS encoding arginine--tRNA ligase codes for MNYVNLYSEQIEKALNGALTITEINALIEKPNYADQGDLAFPCFQLAKALRKSPVMIANEVAPLIKHELIEKVEANGPYVNCFLNKKLVSKQVIDLVLSQGKEYGNQIDGNEKTVAIDCSSPNIAKPFSMGHLRSTMIGNSIAKIAEKNGYKAVKINHLGDWGTQFGKLIVAYKLWGNQDAVKENPIKELLKLYIKFHEEVEKEPQLEEDARSWFKQLEEKNEEALHLWKWFREESLKEFMLVYDLLGVNFDNFNGEAFYNDKMDRIIDLLEQKNLLVESEGADVVELTEKDLPPCLIRKSDGATLYATRDLAAALYRKETYDFDKAVYVVGGEQALHFEQVFTVLNKMGYEWSKDMVHVPFGLILQNGKKMSTRKGKIVLLEEVIEEAISLASQNIADKNPTLKNKEEVARMVGVGAIIFQDLKNDRMNNIEFSLEQMLKFEGETGPYVQYSIARTNSILEKATSYDVNKQEGLDDSYSWDIIKQILEFPNKVSRSFEQFEPSVIAKYTIDLAQSFNKYYGNTHILTNDDQLESRLALIKVVSVILEEGLRLLGIRAPKEM; via the coding sequence ATGAATTATGTAAATTTGTATAGTGAACAAATCGAAAAAGCTTTAAATGGAGCATTAACCATAACTGAAATCAACGCACTGATTGAAAAACCGAATTATGCAGATCAAGGTGATTTGGCATTTCCTTGTTTCCAATTAGCAAAGGCATTAAGAAAATCTCCTGTAATGATCGCCAATGAAGTTGCACCATTGATTAAACACGAGCTTATTGAAAAGGTTGAAGCGAACGGTCCGTATGTAAACTGTTTTTTGAATAAAAAACTAGTCAGTAAACAAGTCATTGATTTAGTTCTCAGTCAAGGTAAGGAATATGGCAACCAAATAGATGGAAATGAGAAAACAGTTGCGATTGATTGTTCCTCTCCTAATATTGCAAAGCCATTTTCAATGGGGCATTTACGCTCTACAATGATTGGAAATTCAATTGCTAAAATTGCAGAAAAAAATGGCTATAAAGCAGTAAAAATTAATCACCTTGGGGACTGGGGAACACAGTTTGGAAAATTGATCGTAGCTTATAAACTGTGGGGTAATCAAGACGCTGTAAAAGAAAATCCAATTAAAGAGCTTTTAAAATTATATATTAAATTTCATGAAGAAGTTGAAAAAGAGCCTCAACTTGAAGAAGATGCTAGAAGCTGGTTTAAGCAATTAGAGGAGAAAAACGAAGAAGCATTACATTTATGGAAATGGTTCCGTGAAGAATCACTTAAAGAATTTATGTTAGTATACGATTTATTAGGTGTTAATTTTGATAACTTTAACGGAGAAGCATTCTACAATGATAAAATGGACCGAATAATTGATCTTCTAGAACAGAAAAATCTATTGGTCGAATCAGAAGGTGCCGATGTTGTTGAATTAACTGAAAAAGATTTACCACCATGCTTAATTAGAAAATCTGACGGAGCAACTTTATATGCTACTCGGGACTTAGCTGCAGCACTTTATCGTAAAGAAACTTACGATTTCGATAAGGCTGTCTATGTAGTTGGTGGAGAACAAGCGCTACATTTTGAGCAAGTATTTACAGTTTTGAACAAAATGGGGTACGAATGGTCTAAAGACATGGTTCACGTACCATTTGGTTTAATCCTACAAAATGGTAAAAAAATGTCTACACGAAAAGGGAAAATTGTTCTTTTAGAAGAGGTAATTGAGGAAGCAATCAGTTTAGCAAGTCAAAATATTGCAGATAAAAATCCTACATTAAAAAATAAAGAAGAAGTTGCAAGAATGGTGGGTGTTGGCGCAATCATTTTCCAAGATTTAAAAAATGATCGTATGAACAATATCGAATTCTCACTTGAACAGATGTTAAAATTTGAAGGGGAAACCGGCCCTTACGTTCAGTATTCAATTGCTAGAACAAATTCAATTTTAGAAAAAGCAACATCGTATGATGTAAATAAACAAGAGGGACTTGACGATTCTTATAGTTGGGATATCATCAAGCAAATCCTTGAATTTCCAAATAAAGTTTCACGTAGCTTTGAACAATTTGAACCGTCAGTAATCGCAAAATATACAATTGACTTAGCTCAAAGCTTTAATAAATATTATGGAAATACACATATTCTTACTAATGATGATCAACTTGAAAGTAGATTGGCATTAATTAAAGTTGTTTCCGTTATATTAGAAGAAGGATTAAGATTATTAGGCATTCGTGCTCCAAAAGAAATGTAA
- a CDS encoding nitroreductase codes for MSILDFIKNRRTIRDTKKDPINTEVLMELLEAASYAPFHSKEEPWQFIMISEQKEREYYASKIVDSYERMELTETYTVEKIKKSTEFFKSYIIDTPMHLIITTDHSDNEKRNLEAIGATCAFVQNLQLAAWEKNIGMVWRTNPYIFDKQFYKEMEIPENRKILGALHIGYINTMPKGTKKRKHPSEWTTQLSQKISL; via the coding sequence ATGTCGATATTAGATTTTATTAAAAATAGAAGAACAATTAGAGATACAAAAAAAGATCCAATTAATACGGAAGTTTTGATGGAGTTACTTGAAGCAGCATCTTATGCTCCTTTCCATAGTAAAGAAGAGCCTTGGCAATTCATTATGATTTCAGAGCAAAAAGAAAGAGAATATTATGCTTCGAAAATTGTAGATAGTTATGAAAGAATGGAATTAACTGAAACATACACAGTTGAGAAAATTAAAAAATCGACTGAATTTTTCAAGTCATATATTATAGATACACCAATGCATTTAATCATAACGACAGATCATTCAGACAATGAAAAGAGAAATTTAGAAGCAATCGGAGCAACTTGTGCGTTTGTTCAAAATTTACAATTAGCGGCTTGGGAAAAGAATATTGGAATGGTATGGCGAACTAATCCTTATATTTTTGATAAGCAATTTTATAAAGAGATGGAGATTCCAGAAAACCGAAAAATATTAGGTGCTCTTCATATCGGTTATATAAATACAATGCCAAAAGGAACAAAGAAAAGAAAACATCCTAGTGAGTGGACTACTCAGCTTAGTCAAAAAATTTCACTTTAG
- a CDS encoding glycosyltransferase, with product MITVSLCMVVQNNEAIIERCLNSVTNIVDEIIIVDMMSNDRTNEIVRKFTDQIHLFDDDDEVAALNFSKSLATKDYILLLNPSEVLLENDRLNLIHLKQSLRNEIYNIVVDYQVGWDEKNRQKISRVFKRLDSNTPTMNSTNEYTPESVQLTKLVITDLPLTQSTKENIQMYEQMLSNNLNFTPMDLFYYAKELSSNAQYDQSIKYFLKFLRSNYEFEEHNILTCNYIANCYHELNLSELETTWLLRALKYGNTHPETCCRLAYLFMNKNKMDSAIYWYKEATLNKVNEKLINHNPSCTSWLPHLQLAVCYDRIGEYFLANHHNELAYQFYPTHPSILSNREYFSTLINKGS from the coding sequence TTGATTACAGTTAGCTTATGTATGGTTGTACAAAACAACGAAGCTATAATTGAAAGATGTCTTAATTCTGTTACGAATATAGTTGACGAAATTATCATTGTTGATATGATGTCAAACGATCGAACAAATGAAATCGTAAGAAAATTTACTGACCAGATTCATCTTTTTGATGATGACGATGAAGTAGCTGCATTAAATTTTTCAAAATCATTGGCTACTAAAGACTATATTCTTTTACTAAATCCTAGCGAAGTTTTGCTTGAAAATGATCGTTTAAATCTCATCCATTTAAAACAGTCACTACGAAATGAGATTTATAATATAGTTGTCGATTATCAAGTTGGATGGGATGAAAAAAATAGACAAAAGATTAGTAGGGTATTTAAAAGATTAGATTCAAATACTCCAACTATGAATTCAACAAATGAATATACTCCTGAATCTGTACAACTTACTAAACTCGTTATTACTGATCTACCTCTAACCCAAAGTACAAAAGAAAATATTCAAATGTATGAACAAATGTTAAGTAACAACTTAAATTTTACTCCTATGGATTTGTTTTATTATGCAAAAGAGTTAAGTTCAAATGCTCAGTATGATCAATCAATTAAGTATTTCTTAAAGTTCTTAAGATCAAACTATGAATTTGAAGAACATAATATACTAACATGTAACTATATAGCTAATTGTTACCATGAACTCAATCTAAGTGAACTAGAAACTACTTGGTTATTAAGAGCACTTAAATATGGTAATACTCATCCTGAAACTTGTTGTAGATTAGCCTATTTATTTATGAATAAAAATAAAATGGATTCAGCAATTTATTGGTATAAAGAAGCAACACTAAACAAAGTAAACGAAAAATTAATTAATCACAATCCATCATGCACTTCTTGGCTTCCACATTTACAATTGGCTGTTTGCTATGACAGAATCGGTGAGTATTTCCTTGCAAACCATCACAATGAATTAGCTTATCAATTTTATCCAACTCATCCAAGTATTCTTTCAAATCGAGAGTATTTTTCAACACTCATAAATAAAGGCAGCTGA
- a CDS encoding GNAT family N-acetyltransferase: MEIIYRIASKNDSAEIARLSCQLGYNVQKNQVIERLDKILEQEDHVVIVAEFEGKLIGWIHAHGRYLIESPPYIEIGGLIVDSNYRGQKIGKFLVGRCEEWSKSLGYKEIRVRTNETRLETLIFYKKIGFENTKLQKVFKKDLILK; this comes from the coding sequence ATGGAGATTATTTATAGAATTGCATCAAAGAATGATAGTGCAGAAATTGCTAGATTATCATGTCAATTAGGTTACAATGTCCAAAAAAATCAAGTCATTGAAAGATTAGATAAAATATTAGAACAGGAAGATCATGTGGTAATTGTAGCAGAATTTGAAGGTAAACTTATTGGGTGGATTCATGCTCACGGACGTTATTTGATTGAGTCTCCACCTTATATTGAGATTGGTGGTTTGATTGTTGACAGTAATTATAGAGGACAGAAAATTGGTAAGTTTCTAGTGGGAAGATGTGAAGAATGGTCAAAATCATTAGGGTATAAAGAAATAAGAGTAAGGACAAATGAAACTAGATTAGAGACCCTTATTTTTTATAAAAAGATTGGTTTCGAAAACACTAAATTACAAAAAGTATTTAAGAAAGATTTAATATTAAAATAA
- a CDS encoding ABC-F family ATP-binding cassette domain-containing protein, translating into MSILTVKNLSHGFGDRAIFNDVSFRLLKGEHIGLIGANGEGKSTFMNIVTGKLQPDEGKVEWSKKVRVGYLDQHAVLQPGMTIRDVLKSAFQYMFDMENEINELYMKMGDATPEEMEKMLEDVGVLQDTLTNNDFYIIDAKVEEIGRGLGLEDIGLDRDVTELSGGQRSKVLLSKLLLEKPDILLLDEPTNYLDEQHIEWLKRYLQEYENAFILISHDIPFLNSVINLIYHMENQELNRYVGDYDNFRAIHEMKKSQLESAYKRQQQEISELKDFVARNKARVSTRNMAMSRQKKLDKMDVIELAREKPKPEFQFKPARTSGKLIFEAKDLVIGYDEPLSQPLNLRMERGQKIALVGANGIGKTTLMRSLLGDIKPISGEVERGEFLHIGYFEQEVKGDHNKSCIDEVWDEFPSMTQYEVRSALAKCGLTTKHIESKVAVLSGGEKAKVRLCKLINQETNLLVLDEPTNHLDVDAKEELKRALKEYKGSILVICHEPEFYEGLVTDVWNGENWTTKVF; encoded by the coding sequence ATGAGTATTTTAACTGTAAAAAACTTAAGTCATGGTTTCGGTGATCGTGCGATTTTTAACGATGTATCATTCCGTTTATTAAAAGGAGAACATATCGGGCTGATCGGTGCGAATGGTGAAGGTAAATCAACTTTCATGAATATCGTTACTGGAAAATTACAGCCAGATGAAGGTAAGGTTGAGTGGTCTAAAAAAGTACGTGTAGGTTATTTAGACCAACATGCTGTTTTACAACCAGGAATGACAATTCGCGACGTATTAAAAAGTGCGTTCCAATATATGTTTGATATGGAAAATGAAATTAATGAGTTATATATGAAAATGGGAGACGCAACTCCAGAAGAAATGGAGAAAATGCTTGAAGATGTAGGAGTACTTCAAGATACTTTAACAAATAATGATTTCTATATTATTGATGCTAAAGTTGAAGAAATTGGTCGTGGTTTAGGATTAGAAGATATCGGACTTGATCGTGATGTAACTGAATTATCTGGTGGTCAACGTTCAAAGGTTCTTCTATCAAAACTTCTTTTAGAAAAACCAGACATCCTATTACTAGATGAGCCTACTAACTATTTAGATGAGCAACATATTGAGTGGTTAAAACGTTATTTACAAGAGTATGAAAATGCATTTATTTTGATTTCACATGATATTCCATTTTTAAATAGCGTTATAAACTTAATTTATCATATGGAAAATCAAGAATTAAACCGCTATGTTGGTGATTATGATAATTTCAGAGCAATTCATGAGATGAAAAAATCACAATTAGAATCAGCATATAAACGTCAACAACAAGAAATCTCTGAACTGAAGGATTTCGTTGCTCGTAATAAAGCTCGTGTTTCTACTCGTAATATGGCAATGTCTCGCCAAAAGAAACTTGATAAAATGGACGTAATTGAGCTTGCACGTGAAAAGCCAAAACCTGAATTCCAGTTTAAACCGGCCCGTACTTCAGGTAAATTAATATTTGAAGCAAAAGATTTAGTGATTGGTTATGACGAGCCTCTATCTCAACCTTTAAATCTACGTATGGAACGTGGTCAAAAAATTGCTTTAGTTGGAGCAAATGGTATTGGTAAAACGACCTTAATGCGTAGTTTATTAGGTGATATTAAACCAATTTCCGGTGAAGTTGAACGAGGCGAATTCCTTCACATTGGATATTTTGAACAAGAAGTTAAAGGTGATCATAATAAATCTTGTATTGATGAAGTTTGGGACGAATTCCCTTCTATGACACAATATGAAGTACGTTCTGCACTTGCAAAATGTGGATTAACAACTAAACATATTGAAAGTAAAGTTGCTGTATTAAGTGGTGGGGAAAAAGCAAAGGTTCGTTTATGTAAGCTAATTAATCAAGAAACAAACTTACTTGTACTCGATGAGCCTACAAACCATTTAGATGTAGACGCAAAAGAAGAACTAAAACGTGCATTAAAAGAGTACAAAGGAAGCATTTTAGTAATCTGTCACGAGCCTGAATTCTATGAAGGTTTAGTTACGGATGTATGGAATGGTGAAAATTGGACTACTAAAGTATTTTAA
- a CDS encoding PH domain-containing protein, producing MKFKVKKNPLLVVLILSLIPIIISVPIISILEGDSAGIIISLVVFVFLLPILIVLAWALFHTYHELTETEFKSKFGFIKINIPYSEIRTVCFSNNPVSSPAWTFKRLKIEYKRYEFALLSLPKDEEIFLREIKKHCPDATILNRQKTEVFS from the coding sequence ATGAAATTTAAAGTGAAGAAAAATCCACTACTAGTCGTTTTAATTCTGAGCTTAATCCCAATTATTATTTCAGTTCCAATTATTAGCATACTTGAAGGCGATAGCGCTGGAATCATCATAAGTCTAGTTGTCTTTGTCTTTTTATTGCCAATATTGATTGTTCTAGCTTGGGCATTATTTCACACGTACCACGAATTAACAGAAACCGAATTCAAATCAAAATTTGGTTTTATTAAAATTAACATCCCATATAGCGAAATTAGGACCGTTTGCTTTTCAAATAATCCCGTTTCATCACCAGCCTGGACTTTTAAACGATTAAAAATCGAATACAAAAGATACGAATTTGCATTGCTTTCACTACCAAAAGATGAAGAGATTTTTCTACGTGAAATAAAAAAGCATTGCCCAGACGCGACTATTTTAAATCGCCAAAAAACAGAGGTATTTAGTTAA
- a CDS encoding collagen-like protein, with translation MKCTSKYFWRCIYLPIPPGPPGPPSPPFFPIPPSPTGPTGAPLPPGPGVPPAPPGPSGITGPTGATGATGPQGPVGPQGPQGPTGPAGATGPAGATGPAGATGADGATGPAGATGADGATGPAGATGADGATGADGATGADGATGPAGATGADGATGPAGATGADGATGPAGATGADGATGPAGATGADGATGADGATGADGATGADGVTGPAGATGADGATGPAGATGADGATGPAGATGADGATGPAGATGADGATGPAGATGADGATGPAGATGADGATGPAGATGADGATGPAGATGADGATGPAGATGADGATGPAGATGPAGATGPSGGPTGPTGADGATGADGATGPAGATGADGATGAAGATGPAGATGADGATGAAGATGPAGATGADGATGAAGATGPAGATGATGADGATGPAGATGPAGATGADGATGPAGATGPAGATGADGATGPAGATGSTGATGADGATGPAGATGSTGATGPAGATGSTGATGSTGVTGSTGVTGSTGATGPNVLSDGFSAFLPTVSTSTSTQLTGWSVANPFFNGTTFNPTNGNFTVPTTGRYTFEATISYSTTATISVSLGAGVNPSFVFRRTSPTTADLLSGLIPILDVNVALVLTLRAILGDGTVTIAGDLQLTAGDVIGLFYNADGLTIPLTLGGNNTAGISWSVHRIV, from the coding sequence ATAAAGTGTACGTCAAAATATTTTTGGAGGTGTATCTATTTGCCAATACCACCAGGGCCACCAGGCCCACCAAGTCCACCATTCTTCCCAATTCCACCAAGTCCAACAGGTCCAACAGGAGCACCATTACCACCAGGTCCAGGAGTACCACCAGCTCCTCCAGGCCCATCAGGAATTACAGGCCCAACAGGAGCTACAGGGGCAACAGGTCCACAAGGCCCAGTAGGTCCACAAGGTCCACAAGGTCCAACAGGTCCAGCAGGAGCAACAGGCCCAGCCGGAGCAACAGGTCCAGCCGGAGCAACGGGAGCAGACGGAGCAACAGGTCCAGCGGGAGCAACAGGAGCAGACGGAGCAACGGGTCCAGCGGGAGCAACAGGAGCAGACGGAGCAACAGGAGCAGACGGAGCAACAGGAGCAGACGGAGCAACGGGTCCAGCGGGAGCAACAGGAGCAGACGGAGCAACAGGTCCAGCGGGAGCAACAGGAGCAGACGGAGCAACGGGTCCAGCGGGAGCAACAGGAGCAGACGGAGCAACGGGTCCAGCGGGAGCAACAGGAGCAGACGGAGCAACAGGAGCAGACGGAGCAACAGGAGCAGACGGAGCAACAGGAGCAGACGGAGTAACAGGCCCAGCAGGAGCAACAGGAGCAGACGGAGCGACAGGCCCAGCAGGAGCAACAGGAGCAGACGGAGCGACAGGTCCAGCAGGAGCAACAGGAGCAGACGGAGCGACAGGCCCAGCGGGAGCAACAGGAGCAGACGGAGCGACAGGCCCAGCGGGAGCAACAGGAGCAGACGGAGCGACAGGCCCAGCGGGAGCAACAGGAGCAGACGGAGCGACAGGCCCAGCGGGAGCAACAGGAGCAGACGGAGCGACAGGCCCAGCGGGAGCAACAGGAGCAGACGGAGCGACAGGCCCAGCAGGAGCAACAGGAGCAGATGGAGCGACAGGTCCAGCGGGAGCAACGGGTCCAGCGGGAGCAACAGGTCCTTCGGGAGGCCCAACAGGTCCAACAGGAGCAGACGGAGCAACAGGAGCAGATGGAGCGACAGGTCCAGCAGGAGCAACAGGAGCAGACGGAGCGACAGGCGCAGCGGGAGCAACAGGTCCAGCGGGAGCAACAGGAGCAGACGGAGCGACAGGCGCAGCGGGAGCAACAGGTCCAGCGGGAGCAACAGGAGCAGACGGAGCGACAGGCGCAGCGGGAGCAACAGGTCCAGCGGGAGCAACAGGAGCAACAGGAGCAGACGGAGCGACAGGCCCAGCGGGAGCAACAGGCCCAGCGGGAGCAACAGGAGCAGATGGAGCGACAGGTCCAGCGGGAGCAACGGGTCCAGCAGGAGCAACAGGAGCAGACGGAGCAACAGGTCCAGCAGGAGCAACAGGTTCAACAGGAGCAACAGGAGCAGACGGAGCAACAGGTCCAGCAGGAGCAACAGGTTCAACAGGAGCAACAGGTCCAGCAGGAGCAACAGGTTCAACAGGAGCAACAGGTTCAACAGGCGTAACAGGTTCAACAGGCGTGACAGGTTCAACGGGAGCAACAGGTCCAAATGTACTTTCTGACGGCTTTTCGGCATTTTTACCGACGGTTAGTACTTCTACTTCTACTCAGTTAACAGGATGGAGTGTTGCAAATCCATTTTTCAATGGTACAACGTTTAACCCAACGAATGGCAATTTCACTGTTCCAACAACTGGACGTTATACTTTTGAAGCAACAATTAGCTACTCTACAACTGCAACTATATCAGTATCACTTGGAGCAGGAGTCAATCCTTCATTTGTGTTCCGTAGAACATCACCTACAACAGCTGATTTGTTAAGTGGATTAATACCAATCTTAGATGTAAATGTTGCATTAGTCCTTACTCTAAGAGCTATTCTTGGTGATGGAACTGTCACAATTGCTGGAGACTTACAATTAACTGCGGGAGATGTGATTGGTCTATTCTACAATGCAGACGGATTAACAATTCCGCTTACTTTAGGTGGGAACAATACAGCAGGTATAAGTTGGTCAGTTCACCGTATTGTTTAA